The following are encoded in a window of Vigna unguiculata cultivar IT97K-499-35 chromosome 8, ASM411807v1, whole genome shotgun sequence genomic DNA:
- the LOC114193502 gene encoding RING-H2 finger protein ATL54-like, which translates to MAKKLRKLFPDETTTSNQTQTQDCYGLCDPACPYNCYTNQDYFLSPPPPFVSPSTQVNHISSYVIILGTLFAVVFVVLGFYVIKVKCYAAWCGWRLNGSLPSQSDTTTEEFLHENQVDHPVWLIATVGLQQSIINSITVCKYKSNEGLVEGTECSVCLNEFQEEETLRLLPKCNHAFHIPCIDTWLRSHTNCPLCRAGIVSSSVISEAPVSNLEHENANLGRNQETLMENSRNEGSLNSNTVAGESSEALELVDESNSKDRVHDQTQNHHVLEIEIHTEMGSVSTTESESHHVGDEHKHVNRRKQEQDGDYHPKTCKTMRRCSSIEECLHLSPVSMKRSFSCNGRILTSRGCMTLNSRLHSSLPEFSIC; encoded by the coding sequence ATGGCCAAAAAACTCAGAAAACTCTTCCCAGATGAAACAACAACCTCAAACCAAACCCAAACACAAGATTGCTATGGCTTATGCGACCCTGCATGCCCTTACAACTGCTACACTAACCAAGACTACTTCTTgtctccaccaccaccatttGTTTCACCATCAACACAAGTTAACCACATATCCTCCTACGTGATCATCCTCGGAACTCTCTTCGCTGTCGTTTTTGTTGTCCTAGGTTTCTACGTGATCAAAGTGAAGTGCTATGCTGCATGGTGTGGGTGGCGGCTCAACGGGTCCCTTCCTTCTCAATCAGACACCACCACCGAGGAGTTTCTCCATGAGAACCAAGTTGACCACCCCGTGTGGCTCATTGCCACGGTGGGGTTGCAACAATCCATCATAAACTCCATCACGGTGTGCAAGTACAAAAGCAACGAAGGGTTGGTTGAAGGAACCGAGTGTTCGGTGTGTTTGAACGAGTTCCAAGAGGAAGAGACCTTGAGACTCTTGCCAAAGTGCAACCATGCTTTTCACATCCCTTGTATTGACACTTGGTTGAGATCACACACCAATTGTCCTCTTTGTCGCGCAGGTATTGTCTCTAGCAGTGTTATTTCTGAAGCACCCGTGTCGAATTTGGAGCACGAGAATGCAAATTTGGGAAGAAATCAAGAGACCCTTATGGAGAATTCAAGGAATGAAGGCTCGTTAAACAGCAACACGGTTGCAGGGGAATCAAGTGAAGCACTAGAGTTGGTTGATGAATCAAATTCTAAGGATCGCGTGCATGATCAAACTCAGAACCATCACGTTCTGGAAATTGAGATTCACACAGAAATGGGGTCTGTTTCAACCACAGAATCTGAAAGCCATCATGTTGGTGATGAACATAAACATGTTAATCGACGGAAGCAAGAGCAAGATGGTGATTACCACCCAAAAACGTGTAAAACAATGCGTCGTTGTTCCTCTATTGAAGAGTGTTTGCATTTAAGCCCGGTATCCATGAAAAGATCATTCTCCTGCAATGGAAGGATTCTAACTTCCAGAGGTTGCATGACTTTAAACTCTAGGCTCCATTCATCTCTGCCAGAATTTTCAATCTGTTAG